One part of the Haliotis asinina isolate JCU_RB_2024 chromosome 2, JCU_Hal_asi_v2, whole genome shotgun sequence genome encodes these proteins:
- the LOC137272679 gene encoding uncharacterized protein translates to MAKTEYHIGLFVISLCLISSVKSTFICYTCLYPDKGCGDDFQPLVPTSFCSGSCLKIRGERWSGSVRNVEVYRVCGAQMTEGCANDVMYNGIKTTRCACNSNYCNHGNSLIASWLTVTGIMAIYLSL, encoded by the exons ATGGCGAAGACGGAATATCATATCGGCCTCTTCGTTATTAGCCTTTGTCTAATTTCATCAG TGAAGTCGACCTTCATCTGCTATACCTGCCTGTACCCTGACAAAGGGTGTGGGGATGACTTCCAGCCCCTGGTGCCCACCTCTTTCTGCAGTGGTTCATGTCTCAAGATTAGGGGAGAACGCTGGT CCGGATCTGTTCGGAATGTGGAGGTTTACCGAGTGTGTGGGGCCCAGATGACGGAAGGCTGTGCTAATGATGTAATGTACAACGGCATTAAAACAACTCGATGTGCATGTAACTCCAACTACTGTAACCACGGCAACAGCCTCATTGCATCATGGTTGACGGTCACTGGTATCATGGCAATATACTTGTCATTGTGA